The following proteins are encoded in a genomic region of Gossypium hirsutum isolate 1008001.06 chromosome D05, Gossypium_hirsutum_v2.1, whole genome shotgun sequence:
- the LOC107906061 gene encoding uncharacterized protein isoform X1, which translates to MKPDRLLDYAVFQLSPKRSRCELFVSSDGNLEKLASGLVKPFVTHLKVAEEQVALSLQSIKLEVEKCKNAETWFTKGTLERFVRFVSTPEVLELVNTLDAEMSQLEAARRIYSEGVGDQPSGALGGDDAGTMAATDATKKELLRAIDVRLIAVQQDLATAFTRSSAAGFNPDTVSELQQFADRFGAHCLNEACTKFLSLCQRRPELIGPCQSGINDQVVRASWGSDMSIDDPDEDHNGFHVNSRPHQPCQNKHQEQKLQPNTKQTQHHIDQSKLATSQQPNPSSTSQQSSHVENKEEEKKEEGVTESSPSQVSQPTRRLSVQDRINLFENKQKESSSSGGKPVAVGKSVELRRLSSDVSAAPAVAEKAVLRRWSGVSDMSIDLGNDKKDGNPDNSPLCTPSSSSVSQGKNNVFQGLSDDTEQKDEKGLSDNVNSGKVESTSGPNKAAGSGLKDPGELQSQVGNLSGKEEGVGLKGWINQKDQLGSQNGQYQSFTIKSEQVELGDQVASQQKVKGSLTGERRGLEVHSRVFPDKAVVVGVKNQLTQSQVGVFADEVGEATPEGELKNRAEAQNKEQSIRKVRLRAPGHSRTLSAQFEGGIGLKTKEAQYKSSEGDQYTTQPQLQWRSFTGEVEEVGTKDIASTEKQISKIEGSGVHKMKFKKQVAVGSEQSKKSQGRREEGGSIYANNKSVPGKKVLENEESLTTPMAPVDQTPRIRQTRGNQELNDELKMKANELEKLFAEHKRRVPGDQLSSARRSKPADEQIEQEGSSQYNKPVAVDVSPVQLPDKNSTSESVGSLSNIANFCTPPTKMVNNQDCADSLRQDFSSISFSGDSRGKFYEKYMQRRDAKLREEWSSKRAEKEAKLKAMQDILEQSRTEMKAKFSGTVDRQASISSARRQAEKGRSFNLRSQREQHPISSIQSEEDEDLPEYYGQDRSYNDASFLDGSSRSSNTKKLLPNRNASLSTPRTTAVTVPRSAAKVSNPSSGRRRAQSENPLVQSVPNFSDLRKENTKPSSGAGKVTSHFQARNYARSKSNNEEIALGKDEQSRRSQSHRKSFAGPVDVSDVPALNSDDIGLAPLKFDKEQMGQSFNDKSLKNEEAKPFLRKGNGFGPGAGVNIAKFKASETFATPNGEESDEPEFEADDSMDMANEDEEDELETMAVDDSVDMENGRSRLSQESDKLDNSGLEICDSLRSPSQVDPASVAELPAPMLTTFHTAVSLQESPGESPVSWNSRMHNTYSYPQETSDIDASMDSPIGSPASWNSHPLAQTGVDAARMRKKWGSAQKPFLVANATHNQPRRDMTKGIKRLLKFGRKSRGTDSLVDWISATTSEGDDDTEDGRDPASRSSEDLRKSRMGFPQGHPSDDGYNESELFNDQVQSLRTSIPAVPANFRLREDHMSGSSIKAPRSFFSLSSFRSKGSDNKPR; encoded by the exons ATGAAACCTGACAGGCTTCTTGATTATGCGGTGTTCCAATTGTCACCGAAACGTTCTAG ATGTGAATTGTTTGTTTCGAGCGATGGGAACTTGGAAAAGCTTGCTTCTGGATTAGTAAAGCCTTTTGTTACTCATTTAAAGGTGGCAGAAGAACAGGTTGCACTGTCACTTCAATCAATTAAGCTTGAAGTtgaaaagtgtaaaaatgccgaGACTTGGTTCACAAAAGGAACACTTGAGAG GTTTGTGCGATTTGTTAGTACACCAGAGGTGTTGGAATTGGTGAACACATTGGATGCAGAGATGTCTCAGTTGGAAGCAGCTCGAAGAATATATTCAGAG GGGGTGGGAGATCAGCCTTCTGGCGCATTAG GTGGAGATGATGCAGGAACGATGGCAGCTACTGATGCAACAAA GAAGGAGCTTTTAAGAGCTATTGATGTGCGTCTTATTGCAGTTCAGCAGGACTTGGCAACAGCTTTCACACGTTCATCTGCAGCTGGTTTTAACCCTGACACTGTGTCTGAACTCCAACAATTTGCAGATCGGTTTGGTGCTCATTGCTTGAA TGAGGCTTGTACCAAATTCCTATCATTATGCCAGAGAAGACCAGAACTGATTGGCCCATGTCAATCAGGTATCAATGATCAGGTGGTTCGAGCCTCATGGGGATCTGACATGTCAATCGATGACCCCGATGAAGACCACAATGGGTTCCATGTTAATAGTAGGCCCCACCAACCTTGCCAAAATAAGCACCAAGAACAAAAACTACAACCAAACACAAAGCAGACCCAGCACCATATAGACCAATCAAAGCTAGCCACATCTCAACAACCAAACCCTTCAAGTACTTCACAACAAAGTTCTCACGTTGAAAAcaaggaagaagagaagaaagaggaAGGGGTGACTGAGTCATCACCTAGTCAAGTCAGTCAACCGACTAGGCGGCTTAGTGTACAGGATAGAATCAATCTCTTCGAGAATAAACAGAAGGAGAGCTCAAGTTCTGGAGGCAAACCCGTTGCTGTTGGCAAATCTGTTGAACTGAGAAGACTTTCATCTGATGTATCAGCTGCTCCTGCAGTTGCTGAAAAGGCGGTGTTAAGAAGATGGAGTGGTGTAAGTGACATGAGCATTGACTTGGGTAATGATAAGAAGGATGGTAACCCAGATAATAGCCCTTTGTGCACACCCTCCTCATCTTCAGTGTCTCAAGGTAAAAACAATGTGTTTCAAGGCTTATCAGATGATACGGAACAAAAAGATGAAAAGGGTTTGAGTGACAATGTTAATTCAGGTAAAGTTGAATCCACGAGTGGTCCTAATAAAGCAGCTGGTTCTGGGTTGAAAGATCCAGGAGAACTGCAATCGCAGGTTGGTAATCTTTCGGGGAAAGAAGAGGGTGTTGGGTTGAAGGGGTGGATAAATCAGAAGGATCAACTGGGATCACAGAACGGCCAATATCAGTCTTTTACAATTAAGTCTGAACAGGTCGAGCTGGGTGATCAAGTTGCTTCTCAACAGAAGGTTAAGGGTTCCTTAACAGGAGAGAGGAGAGGTTTGGAGGTGCACTCTCGAGTTTTTCCTGATAAGGCTGTGGTTGTGGGGGTTAAAAACCAGCTCACTCAGTCACAGGTTGGAGTTTTTGCAGATGAAGTGGGGGAGGCTACACCTGAGGGTGAATTAAAGAATAGAGCAGAGgctcaaaacaaagaacaatcaATAAGAAAAGTGCGCCTTAGGGCTCCAGGTCACTCCCGAACATTATCGGCGCAGTTTGAAGGTGGTATTGGATTAAAAACAAAGGAGGCTCAGTATAAAAGCAGTGAAGGTGATCAGTACACTACTCAGCCACAGCTGCAGTGGAGATCTTTTACTGGGGAAGTTGAGGAAGTGGGAACGAAAGACATAGCATCAACTGAGAAGCAAATAAGCAAAATCGAGGGTTCTGGAGTGCATAAAATGAAGTTCAAGAAACAGGTTGCAGTAGGATCTGAACAGAGCAAGAAGTCACAGGGTAGGAGGGAAGAAGGTGGTTCTATTTATGCAAATAACAAGTCTGTTCCTGGTAAAAAGGTTCTTGAGAATGAAGAGAGTTTAACTACCCCAATGGCTCCAGTAGATCAAACTCCGAGGATAAGGCAGACTAGGGGAAACCAGGAGCTGAATGATGAGTTAAAAATGAAGGCAAATGAACTTGAAAAGCTTTTTGCAGAGCACAAACGTCGGGTTCCTGGTGATCAATTAAGTTCTGCAAGGAGAAGCAAGCCTGCTGATGAGCAGATTGAACAGGAAGGAAGCTCACAGTACAACAAGCCTGTGGCAGTAGATGTATCTCCTGTGCAGTTACCTGACAAAAACTCAACATCTGAATCAGTGGGGAGCTTGAGTAATATTGCTAACTTTTGTACCCCTCCTACAAAGATGGTCAATAACCAGGACTGTGCTGATAGTTTGAGGCAGGATTTCTCTAGTATCAGCTTTTCAGGTGACTCTAGAGGAAAATTTTACGAAAAGTATATGCAAAGGAGAGATGCAAAGCTGAGGGAAGAATGGAGTTCGAAAAGGGCTGAGAAGGAAGCCAAATTGAAGGCTATGCAAGATATCCTTGAGCAAAGTAGAACTGAGATGAAGGCCAAGTTTTCTGGTACTGTTGATAGACAGGCTTCTATATCTAGTGCTCGTCGACAAGCAGAGAAAGGGAGGTCTTTCAATTTAAGGTCACAGAGGGAGCAG CATCCAATAAGTTCAATCCAGAGTGAAGAGGATGAAGATCTTCCTGAGTACTATGGACAGGATAGATCGTATAACGATGCATCTTTTCTAGATGGTTCTTCTAGGAGCTCCAACACTAAGAAGCTTTTGCCCAATAGAAATGCCTCTCTATCCACTCCTCGCACCACAGCAGTCACAGTTCCACGCTCAGCAGCTAAAGTTTCGAATCCCAGTTCTGGAAGGCGAAGAGCACAATCTGAAAATCCTCTTGTTCAGTCAGTTCCCAACTTTTCTGATCTCAGAAAAGAAAATACAAAGCCCTCTTCTGGAGCCGGCAAGGTGACTAGCCATTTCCAAGCGAGAAACTATGCTCGTAGCAAGAGTAATAATGAAGAGATTGCTCTTGGCAAGGATGAACAGTCTCGACGGTCTCAGTCCCACAGGAAAAGCTTTGCGGGTCCTGTAGATGTTTCAGATGTGCCAGCCTTGAACTCTGATGACATAGGTTTGGCACCTTTGAAATTTGATAAAGAGCAGATGGGCCAGAGCTTCAATGATAAATCTCTGAAGAACGAGGAAGCAAAGCCTTTCCTCCGGAAAGGTAATGGTTTTGGTCCTGGTGCTGGAGTGAATATTGCAAAGTTCAAAGCATCAGAGACATTTGCGACTCCAAATGGCGAAGAGTCCGATGAGCCAGAATTTGAAGCAGATGATTCCATGGATATGGCCAATGAAGACGAAGAGGACGAGCTTGAAACTATGGCTGTTGATGATTCTGTTGACATGGAAAATGGAAGATCTAGACTGAGCCAGGAATCAGACAAATTGGATAATTCGGGGTTGGAGATTTGTGATTCCTTGAGGTCTCCTTCTCAGGTTGACCCTGCATCAGTTGCCGAACTGCCTGCTCCAATGCTCACTACATTCCATACTGCAGTATCCCTGCAGGAGTCACCAGGAGAAAGTCCCGTGTCCTGGAATTCACGCATGCACAATACATATTCTTATCCCCAGGAGACTTCAGATATTGATGCCTCCATGGATTCCCCAATTGGGAGCCCTGCATCTTGGAATTCTCACCCTCTTGCTCAAACAGGGGTGGATGCTGCTCGAATGAGAAAGAAATGGGGAAGTGCTCAGAAACCATTTCTTGTTGCTAATGCAACCCATAATCAGCCACGTAGGGATATGACAAAAGGGATCAAAAGGTTATTGAAATTTGGACGAAAAAGCCGTGGGACAGACAGTTTGGTGGACTGGATATCTGCTACAACTTCTGAGGGAGATGATGACACTGAGGATGGCAGGGATCCTGCAAGTCGTTCATCCGAAGACTTGAGGAAGTCGAGAATGGGATTTCCGCAGGGCCACCCTTCTGATGATGGCTACAATGAAAGTGAATTGTTCAATGATCAGG TTCAATCCTTACGTACTTCTATTCCAGCAGTACCCGCGAACTTCAGATTAAGGGAAGATCATATGTCAGGAAGCTCCATAAAAG CACCGCGTTCATTCTTTTCACTCTCATCATTCCGAAGCAAGGGTAGCGACAACAAGCCTAGATAA
- the LOC107906061 gene encoding uncharacterized protein isoform X2, which produces MKPDRLLDYAVFQLSPKRSRCELFVSSDGNLEKLASGLVKPFVTHLKVAEEQVALSLQSIKLEVEKCKNAETWFTKGTLERFVRFVSTPEVLELVNTLDAEMSQLEAARRIYSEGVGDQPSGALGGDDAGTMAATDATKKELLRAIDVRLIAVQQDLATAFTRSSAAGFNPDTVSELQQFADRFGAHCLNEACTKFLSLCQRRPELIGPCQSGINDQVVRASWGSDMSIDDPDEDHNGFHVNSRPHQPCQNKHQEQKLQPNTKQTQHHIDQSKLATSQQPNPSSTSQQSSHVENKEEEKKEEGVTESSPSQVSQPTRRLSVQDRINLFENKQKESSSSGGKPVAVGKSVELRRLSSDVSAAPAVAEKAVLRRWSGVSDMSIDLGNDKKDGNPDNSPLCTPSSSSVSQGKNNVFQGLSDDTEQKDEKGLSDNVNSGKVESTSGPNKAAGSGLKDPGELQSQVGNLSGKEEGVGLKGWINQKDQLGSQNGQYQSFTIKSEQVELGDQVASQQKVKGSLTGERRGLEVHSRVFPDKAVVVGVKNQLTQSQVGVFADEVGEATPEGELKNRAEAQNKEQSIRKVRLRAPGHSRTLSAQFEGGIGLKTKEAQYKSSEGDQYTTQPQLQWRSFTGEVEEVGTKDIASTEKQISKIEGSGVHKMKFKKQVAVGSEQSKKSQGRREEGGSIYANNKSVPGKKVLENEESLTTPMAPVDQTPRIRQTRGNQELNDELKMKANELEKLFAEHKRRVPGDQLSSARRSKPADEQIEQEGSSQYNKPVAVDVSPVQLPDKNSTSESVGSLSNIANFCTPPTKMVNNQDCADSLRQDFSSISFSGDSRGKFYEKYMQRRDAKLREEWSSKRAEKEAKLKAMQDILEQSRTEMKAKFSGTVDRQASISSARRQAEKGRSFNLRSQREQHPISSIQSEEDEDLPEYYGQDRSYNDASFLDGSSRSSNTKKLLPNRNASLSTPRTTAVTVPRSAAKVSNPSSGRRRAQSENPLVQSVPNFSDLRKENTKPSSGAGKVTSHFQARNYARSKSNNEEIALGKDEQSRRSQSHRKSFAGPVDVSDVPALNSDDIGLAPLKFDKEQMGQSFNDKSLKNEEAKPFLRKGNGFGPGAGVNIAKFKASETFATPNGEESDEPEFEADDSMDMANEDEEDELETMAVDDSVDMENGRSRLSQESDKLDNSGLEICDSLRSPSQVDPASVAELPAPMLTTFHTAVSLQESPGESPVSWNSRMHNTYSYPQETSDIDASMDSPIGSPASWNSHPLAQTGVDAARMRKKWGSAQKPFLVANATHNQPRRDMTKGIKRLLKFGRKSRGTDSLVDWISATTSEGDDDTEDGRDPASRSSEDLRKSRMGFPQGHPSDDGYNESELFNDQAVPANFRLREDHMSGSSIKAPRSFFSLSSFRSKGSDNKPR; this is translated from the exons ATGAAACCTGACAGGCTTCTTGATTATGCGGTGTTCCAATTGTCACCGAAACGTTCTAG ATGTGAATTGTTTGTTTCGAGCGATGGGAACTTGGAAAAGCTTGCTTCTGGATTAGTAAAGCCTTTTGTTACTCATTTAAAGGTGGCAGAAGAACAGGTTGCACTGTCACTTCAATCAATTAAGCTTGAAGTtgaaaagtgtaaaaatgccgaGACTTGGTTCACAAAAGGAACACTTGAGAG GTTTGTGCGATTTGTTAGTACACCAGAGGTGTTGGAATTGGTGAACACATTGGATGCAGAGATGTCTCAGTTGGAAGCAGCTCGAAGAATATATTCAGAG GGGGTGGGAGATCAGCCTTCTGGCGCATTAG GTGGAGATGATGCAGGAACGATGGCAGCTACTGATGCAACAAA GAAGGAGCTTTTAAGAGCTATTGATGTGCGTCTTATTGCAGTTCAGCAGGACTTGGCAACAGCTTTCACACGTTCATCTGCAGCTGGTTTTAACCCTGACACTGTGTCTGAACTCCAACAATTTGCAGATCGGTTTGGTGCTCATTGCTTGAA TGAGGCTTGTACCAAATTCCTATCATTATGCCAGAGAAGACCAGAACTGATTGGCCCATGTCAATCAGGTATCAATGATCAGGTGGTTCGAGCCTCATGGGGATCTGACATGTCAATCGATGACCCCGATGAAGACCACAATGGGTTCCATGTTAATAGTAGGCCCCACCAACCTTGCCAAAATAAGCACCAAGAACAAAAACTACAACCAAACACAAAGCAGACCCAGCACCATATAGACCAATCAAAGCTAGCCACATCTCAACAACCAAACCCTTCAAGTACTTCACAACAAAGTTCTCACGTTGAAAAcaaggaagaagagaagaaagaggaAGGGGTGACTGAGTCATCACCTAGTCAAGTCAGTCAACCGACTAGGCGGCTTAGTGTACAGGATAGAATCAATCTCTTCGAGAATAAACAGAAGGAGAGCTCAAGTTCTGGAGGCAAACCCGTTGCTGTTGGCAAATCTGTTGAACTGAGAAGACTTTCATCTGATGTATCAGCTGCTCCTGCAGTTGCTGAAAAGGCGGTGTTAAGAAGATGGAGTGGTGTAAGTGACATGAGCATTGACTTGGGTAATGATAAGAAGGATGGTAACCCAGATAATAGCCCTTTGTGCACACCCTCCTCATCTTCAGTGTCTCAAGGTAAAAACAATGTGTTTCAAGGCTTATCAGATGATACGGAACAAAAAGATGAAAAGGGTTTGAGTGACAATGTTAATTCAGGTAAAGTTGAATCCACGAGTGGTCCTAATAAAGCAGCTGGTTCTGGGTTGAAAGATCCAGGAGAACTGCAATCGCAGGTTGGTAATCTTTCGGGGAAAGAAGAGGGTGTTGGGTTGAAGGGGTGGATAAATCAGAAGGATCAACTGGGATCACAGAACGGCCAATATCAGTCTTTTACAATTAAGTCTGAACAGGTCGAGCTGGGTGATCAAGTTGCTTCTCAACAGAAGGTTAAGGGTTCCTTAACAGGAGAGAGGAGAGGTTTGGAGGTGCACTCTCGAGTTTTTCCTGATAAGGCTGTGGTTGTGGGGGTTAAAAACCAGCTCACTCAGTCACAGGTTGGAGTTTTTGCAGATGAAGTGGGGGAGGCTACACCTGAGGGTGAATTAAAGAATAGAGCAGAGgctcaaaacaaagaacaatcaATAAGAAAAGTGCGCCTTAGGGCTCCAGGTCACTCCCGAACATTATCGGCGCAGTTTGAAGGTGGTATTGGATTAAAAACAAAGGAGGCTCAGTATAAAAGCAGTGAAGGTGATCAGTACACTACTCAGCCACAGCTGCAGTGGAGATCTTTTACTGGGGAAGTTGAGGAAGTGGGAACGAAAGACATAGCATCAACTGAGAAGCAAATAAGCAAAATCGAGGGTTCTGGAGTGCATAAAATGAAGTTCAAGAAACAGGTTGCAGTAGGATCTGAACAGAGCAAGAAGTCACAGGGTAGGAGGGAAGAAGGTGGTTCTATTTATGCAAATAACAAGTCTGTTCCTGGTAAAAAGGTTCTTGAGAATGAAGAGAGTTTAACTACCCCAATGGCTCCAGTAGATCAAACTCCGAGGATAAGGCAGACTAGGGGAAACCAGGAGCTGAATGATGAGTTAAAAATGAAGGCAAATGAACTTGAAAAGCTTTTTGCAGAGCACAAACGTCGGGTTCCTGGTGATCAATTAAGTTCTGCAAGGAGAAGCAAGCCTGCTGATGAGCAGATTGAACAGGAAGGAAGCTCACAGTACAACAAGCCTGTGGCAGTAGATGTATCTCCTGTGCAGTTACCTGACAAAAACTCAACATCTGAATCAGTGGGGAGCTTGAGTAATATTGCTAACTTTTGTACCCCTCCTACAAAGATGGTCAATAACCAGGACTGTGCTGATAGTTTGAGGCAGGATTTCTCTAGTATCAGCTTTTCAGGTGACTCTAGAGGAAAATTTTACGAAAAGTATATGCAAAGGAGAGATGCAAAGCTGAGGGAAGAATGGAGTTCGAAAAGGGCTGAGAAGGAAGCCAAATTGAAGGCTATGCAAGATATCCTTGAGCAAAGTAGAACTGAGATGAAGGCCAAGTTTTCTGGTACTGTTGATAGACAGGCTTCTATATCTAGTGCTCGTCGACAAGCAGAGAAAGGGAGGTCTTTCAATTTAAGGTCACAGAGGGAGCAG CATCCAATAAGTTCAATCCAGAGTGAAGAGGATGAAGATCTTCCTGAGTACTATGGACAGGATAGATCGTATAACGATGCATCTTTTCTAGATGGTTCTTCTAGGAGCTCCAACACTAAGAAGCTTTTGCCCAATAGAAATGCCTCTCTATCCACTCCTCGCACCACAGCAGTCACAGTTCCACGCTCAGCAGCTAAAGTTTCGAATCCCAGTTCTGGAAGGCGAAGAGCACAATCTGAAAATCCTCTTGTTCAGTCAGTTCCCAACTTTTCTGATCTCAGAAAAGAAAATACAAAGCCCTCTTCTGGAGCCGGCAAGGTGACTAGCCATTTCCAAGCGAGAAACTATGCTCGTAGCAAGAGTAATAATGAAGAGATTGCTCTTGGCAAGGATGAACAGTCTCGACGGTCTCAGTCCCACAGGAAAAGCTTTGCGGGTCCTGTAGATGTTTCAGATGTGCCAGCCTTGAACTCTGATGACATAGGTTTGGCACCTTTGAAATTTGATAAAGAGCAGATGGGCCAGAGCTTCAATGATAAATCTCTGAAGAACGAGGAAGCAAAGCCTTTCCTCCGGAAAGGTAATGGTTTTGGTCCTGGTGCTGGAGTGAATATTGCAAAGTTCAAAGCATCAGAGACATTTGCGACTCCAAATGGCGAAGAGTCCGATGAGCCAGAATTTGAAGCAGATGATTCCATGGATATGGCCAATGAAGACGAAGAGGACGAGCTTGAAACTATGGCTGTTGATGATTCTGTTGACATGGAAAATGGAAGATCTAGACTGAGCCAGGAATCAGACAAATTGGATAATTCGGGGTTGGAGATTTGTGATTCCTTGAGGTCTCCTTCTCAGGTTGACCCTGCATCAGTTGCCGAACTGCCTGCTCCAATGCTCACTACATTCCATACTGCAGTATCCCTGCAGGAGTCACCAGGAGAAAGTCCCGTGTCCTGGAATTCACGCATGCACAATACATATTCTTATCCCCAGGAGACTTCAGATATTGATGCCTCCATGGATTCCCCAATTGGGAGCCCTGCATCTTGGAATTCTCACCCTCTTGCTCAAACAGGGGTGGATGCTGCTCGAATGAGAAAGAAATGGGGAAGTGCTCAGAAACCATTTCTTGTTGCTAATGCAACCCATAATCAGCCACGTAGGGATATGACAAAAGGGATCAAAAGGTTATTGAAATTTGGACGAAAAAGCCGTGGGACAGACAGTTTGGTGGACTGGATATCTGCTACAACTTCTGAGGGAGATGATGACACTGAGGATGGCAGGGATCCTGCAAGTCGTTCATCCGAAGACTTGAGGAAGTCGAGAATGGGATTTCCGCAGGGCCACCCTTCTGATGATGGCTACAATGAAAGTGAATTGTTCAATGATCAGG CAGTACCCGCGAACTTCAGATTAAGGGAAGATCATATGTCAGGAAGCTCCATAAAAG CACCGCGTTCATTCTTTTCACTCTCATCATTCCGAAGCAAGGGTAGCGACAACAAGCCTAGATAA